Genomic segment of Phalacrocorax aristotelis chromosome 16, bGulAri2.1, whole genome shotgun sequence:
ttttttatcttttgatCGTTAGCTGATCATTTCACATGGCAAATCCATGATATCTAGAAAGTATTTTGCTCGAGACTTTCCTTTCTGTACTTGCCTATCTGGCCTCCTGCGGGTGTAGCAATTCTGTTACGGGGATTTATCTCCCAGGTGTTCAGGATGTGTTACCTGGCCCCAGACAGGTTCAAAAAAGGATTCAATGTCTCCAGCGGTGGCAAGAATTTCtagaattattttaagtattGCAAAGGAGAAAGCTTAGGGATAGATGTAATTCCTCTAGTTTTGAATCCAAGTTGTCATCTCGCTGTTAGAAGTTAAGAGCACGCGTCAAACCTTCAGCACTGATGGGATGAGaatgaggaaggaaaattttattactttcttattctagtaactttttttttgtttacaaatgGCTTTCTGTTCTAAGAGTCATCAGATCAAATGTCTTTTTCCAGCAAAGCCAGACTTTTTCATGACGTGGTGGAAGCTTGCCAGCGTCTGGTGTCTTGCTGAAGGATTAAAGAGCTTTCAGGCACAAGCCCCGATTCTGTAATTCGGTCTCCTCGGGAAGAGCTCCAGGGAATTGTTGCTGGGATCAGCGAGGCTTTGCGTGGAAAGGAGATCTGGGCAGATCTGATCGCCACGTCTTCACCCAGACTCCTTAACCTCTTCTGATTTGCATGTGAAATCAGGCAGCGCTTCCAAATTTCTGGCTGTTGACTTATGAGTGTTTGTAAATTACGGTAGCTGAGTGAGCACCCTGAGCTGGGAGACCTGTTCAACGCTGACTCCTCCTCACTGCTGCTTAATTGGAACGCGTTTTATTTTGGTGTTCCACTGGTGGTACAGAGCCAGGAGACCATCAGCTGGACTATAAAGCAATCTTGTACAGTTTCTAAGCCAAGGCTGCCAGCCTGCCTTTGAGGAGTATTTACCAAGAACTAAGTTTTCCAAATTGCTCGGTGGCACGGGGACATAAGACTTTAATGCTTGTGGAAAAATGCTAGCTCGGCACCTCTGAAGTTCACTCTGTGACCCCAGGGAAGGTAAGATTCATGTGCCTTAAGGTAGAAGGGATCTTGGAAGCTTAATCTCTCCCTCTGAGAATGAAACTTAGGCCTGGAAGTGGACTCAGCCCTGAACGCTGCAGGGACACCGCTGCTGCTGCGGGGGCTTTGTCACGATGGGTTCTGTGATAAATAGAGCTGTGACCTGCACTGAAATGCTCCCATTCAACGCAGGTCACTGAACAGTCACCGggtagaaatttttaaaattaactaacCAGAGTTGGATTCAAACCAGTGAACTTCCTAATAGCAAAAGGTGCGAGAATGTCTTatcagtaaattaaaaaaaaaagactggaagGACAGTCCTACCTAGAGGCACAGAGTTGCCCTAGAaatcctgcttttccttttagagATTAAAGATTCCACTGTACTGTATAATATTAAATTCTTCTTACCTTTTTGCACCAGTTTTGGCAACTTTAGCCAGGGAAAACATTGCTCCTCTAGTAATCTTGTTTCCTTCCTACTTACACTCACTTAAAAACGATTATAACTTCAGAGAGAACCTCTTTCCCCACCTGTTTGTCATTAAGGGCGTGTCCGATTCAGACTGCATCCCACATGCATGGACGGGCGGTGGGTTTACCCCTGAGAGCCGGGATAAAGCTGCGACCCTCTGAATGGCCCTAGCTGGACCCACCCGCTCCACCAGCAAACGCGGCCCAGCCGGGGCTCGCGGGGCTGCACGGGTCCCTTCATGCGGCCGGAGGTTCTCGGGGCAGCCCAGGGGTCATAGGTTATAGGAGAGATCGCAGATCGTAGGATCATTCACCTCTGAATTTCCCGCTGCAGTCCCACACTCCTGCGCCGACTTTGCACCAACACGTTACCGCTGAGGAGCAGCAGTTTGTGCCGAAGTCAAGATCTGCTCCTTTAACAACGGTTCTTTTAGTGTGTGATTGAAGATCAGAGAAAGCAGCCAAGAAGCGTAGCTTTCCTAGCTCTCCTGTCTTCTTCCTTCCCGCTTGCTGAGCTGTTGTGGTCTAAAAGGATGAACCCCAAATGGGTGGGTGTGCTGACCTGGCCCCTCTGCTGGGGACGGTAATTAGCATGGTCACCGTATTGCCCTTTTTGTTCTGGAGGAAAAGAGGGCTGCTAGATAACACAGGCGTCCGCCCACTCACCCCTGGGAAGCTCCTGAGCCCTTAGCAAATTTCAGTCAAACgtgacagaggagcagaagtctCAAACTTGTTCTGTTGATTTTCACATGAGTTGGTAGAGAGAGACCTGCTGGGAAGGGGTGAGGCGTGAGCTCTCCCTCTGTCGGACGGCAGCAGGTCCAGCTGTAGCACCCTGCTGTGGTTGTGGTGCTGCTCGTGGAGCGGCTTGTAGAGACAAAGCCAGGTGAGGATCAGCTCTGCCTCCTTGCTCCAAACAAGCCACCAGAGAGTAACTCCTCGTGCCTGTGTGCCTGAGCTGGACTTTTCCCCAAACCCAAAAGGTGAGAAATTTTATAATCCACTGGTGGTGTGAAGCATCACCTCGCTCTCTGAAGCGCTGGCCCGTGGACGGCTGTTACACACGGGGTGACTGGACAACTGCGGTGCACAGAGCTCGGGTAAAAGCACAGCGTTGCTAATTGTCCCCTGTCTCTTGCAGGCTAAGGTAGCCAGTGTCTATGAGTCCCCTGGCTTCTTCCTAGGGTTGGATCCAATTCCAGGAGCCCTTGAAGCTATGCAGGAGATGATCCGCATGCAGGAGTAAGGACACTTCGCACTCTGCAGCCCTTCTCCATTATCTTATGCGCTTTCCCCTGATGGCTAACAAAGGCTGTTTCTTTTCAGCACCGAAGTCTTTATTTGCACAAGTCCTCTCCGGAAATACGAGCACTGCATCGTGGAAAAGGTGGGAGAGGATTTATTTTACTGgttttaatgctgcttttgcaAGGCCTTGCTATTTCATACCACCCAAGTCAGAGTTGTTCATTTATAAAGACAGTAGCTGGTGCCGGCTGCCAGCCTTCCCTGTGATCCCTCGGAGGGGCAGCTGCCCAGACACAGTAGTGGTGTCGGACGGGGAACCTTGGAGCGCCTTGTGAGGCCAGGCTTACCGCGGGCACGTGAGCCCCGTGCTCTTGGAGCCGGCGTGTGGCCGTTGGGCTCCAGCTGTGTCAGCAGGAGAGAGCAAAGCCACTGTTGCAGCCTGGCCGGGCAACCTTGGCTTTCAGCACGGCCCGCGGGAATGGGATATTCCCAGGGGATTCCACACTGGAGGCTCATCAACCCACAGAACCTTGTTGTGCCTAAATCCAGAGCCCGAGCTAGCCGGCTGTCCTGCGAGAGGCCAATGCTGAGTTCAGAGGAGGCTGTAGCTTTGGAATTAGCCCTGGTTGCCACTACCTTAATTGCTGGGGTGACTTAGATGGGCACAATCCACGTGCTCTGGGCAAGCGGCCAGCGCCGCTCACAGACTCGGCAACGACTGGGCACGGCAAACGCGGTGCTGGCTGAAGGCCGTTACAGGTACAGGCTATATCAGCGTCCCAGGCCGTGGCCGGTCTGTGGCGGGGATTCGCAGACACAGATGTAGGTTTACAGGGGAAAAGATGGCTGTACTAGGGCAGACCTGACCTGATCAATGTGCAAAGTACGGCAGAATTTTCTCCTATCTTATTTCTTGCCTCCACAGTATAAGTGGGTAGAAAAACATTTGGGACCCGAGTTTGTGGATCGGATTATTCTAACCCGAGATAAGACCGTCGTATCTGCTGACTTGCTGTTCGATGACAAGGATACCATTAGAGGTTTGGAAAACATTTGCATCTCTCTGTTAGCTGGGGAGGAAACTCCCCAGCTGACTCCAGCTTTCCTGCCTTGCCCTCCTCAGGCGCGGAGCTGAACCCGAGCTGGGAGCACGTCCTGTTCACCTGCTGCCACAACAGGCACGTCCAGCTGCAGGCACCGTGCAGGCGGCTGCTCTCCTGGGCGGACGATTGGAAGGCCATCTTGGAAAGCAAGCGCAGGGAGTAACGCGACGAGGGGCCCTTCCGCTGCCGGGGCACAGACCAGCCCACCCGCTGGCAGGGAAACCCGTCCCCAGGAGGCAGCGAGCACCGTCGGCCGGGCAGGGGCACTATGGGGGGTCAGTGAGAGTAAGAAATGAGCAACAAGAATTGTTAGGCATGCCGCAGAGCTGACTCCTCTCCAGGTCTCTGCTCCTCTCCGGACTGCTCTGCATTCGGTTAATCTCTGTGGAGTTGTTTTTGCTGTTGGTGAAGAGAAGCTATAAAATACAAGCAgtttgggttggttggttggtttggtttgcttccctgccccccccttGTGTGCATGTGCTTTTAACCTCACTCCTGTTTGTTTTGGGCTGGCCGGGGCAGAGGGGAgataaaaagaggaagaagtaaaGCTCTGAAACTCGAGCAGACACAGCATGGGTGTCTGTCAGGGAGCTCTGCGTTCAGCAGCCAAACCCTTTGAAATTTTACGTGTTTAGCCACCCTGGCTTTTGGGTTGCCTTTTGCATCACTGGCCGGTAATGGAAAGAGACCAAGCTGGCTTCCATTGCTGGCCCACGTGCGCAAGCAAGAGTGGGTGAAGGCTGGGCTGCAAGTGCTGTAGAGAAATATTTATGAGCTTATTCAAGACTGTTTACACAGCATTTAAgttaatgttttattaagaGAAGGTTTTACAAGACAGCTGTTCTCATGAGCCAGACTGCCATGAGCCCTTTCTTTTAACATTCACCTTTTTCACCAGTGGTAACGAGAGAAAAACAACTTTCCACGTCCTGATTTATCAGATAGCTACGACCTGCCCTGTGTAGCAATTTACTAGCCGGGTGCCTCTGCCACGACAAACAGGATGGTGCGTTTAGTGCCAAAGGGATGCAGTAATATTGCAAACTGCCAGGGCAACACCACCTTTCCTCTGCAGGAGGAATAAAGTTTATGTGACATTGCAAAGTCATTTGAGTTGACACTGAAGAGGAGAGCCGCAGCAAATCCAGCCAGGAACTGGAGGGGATACACGCTGCCCAATAAcccaggcagaaaaaaacccatatgcTGGGACAGGTTACTTGTGCAAGCTTGGTGCTGGGCTGCACTTGGCTGCCTGCTCTCTGACCACCATgacctgttttattttaaatatttgcttgcaGTTTTAGGTGCGTGCTTGGCCTGACTGACATGGTAGTGCGGTACCATCCTCTTTATTCACTAAAATCCAGTGCTAACATGACCAATTTCCCTCTTTAATGTTGTTCTCGATACACTCCTGGCTCCTGCTGAGCAGAAAGCGGAGGCCTGGGAACACAGAGTGGGATCTCCCCCTCAACAGCTCCGTGCTGCTCTGACAGCTTCAGTCTTTGGGGAGAGGAATCCCCACCGCTGT
This window contains:
- the NT5C gene encoding 5'(3')-deoxyribonucleotidase, cytosolic type isoform X3; amino-acid sequence: MRNINIIHGVCTANEAPYLCRSLCVLWQARCTAKVASVYESPGFFLGLDPIPGALEAMQEMIRMQDTEVFICTSPLRKYEHCIVEKYKWVEKHLGPEFVDRIILTRDKTVVSADLLFDDKDTIRGAELNPSWEHVLFTCCHNRHVQLQAPCRRLLSWADDWKAILESKRRE
- the NT5C gene encoding 5'(3')-deoxyribonucleotidase, cytosolic type isoform X2, with protein sequence MLPAGHRGAVGGSVRGRNGCWSRLCPTHALRSSLLMAKVASVYESPGFFLGLDPIPGALEAMQEMIRMQDTEVFICTSPLRKYEHCIVEKYKWVEKHLGPEFVDRIILTRDKTVVSADLLFDDKDTIRGAELNPSWEHVLFTCCHNRHVQLQAPCRRLLSWADDWKAILESKRRE
- the NT5C gene encoding 5'(3')-deoxyribonucleotidase, cytosolic type isoform X1 — translated: MGSAAGPLRVLVDMDGVLADFEGAVLRGFSARFPGEPRVELAARRGFSVREQYCCLREDLGAKVASVYESPGFFLGLDPIPGALEAMQEMIRMQDTEVFICTSPLRKYEHCIVEKYKWVEKHLGPEFVDRIILTRDKTVVSADLLFDDKDTIRGAELNPSWEHVLFTCCHNRHVQLQAPCRRLLSWADDWKAILESKRRE